Proteins from a genomic interval of Kaistia defluvii:
- a CDS encoding SDR family oxidoreductase encodes MAVSIAGKVMIVTGASSGIGRAAARRFAAEGAKLVLVARSAEKLEALAKELGGDAIAIPADLTKAADVEAMVAKAEAHFGRIDILFANAGSYVTGDVATGDPDEWDRVIGVNVNGVFRAVRAVLPGMIARRSGDIVVTSSISGHQAIHWEPVYSATKHAVQSFVHGVRRQLGPHNVRIGALSPGIVLNELWGITDPAEIERRAEAHEGLRSEDIADALVFMVTRPPNATIRDLVILPQNQDI; translated from the coding sequence ATGGCCGTATCGATTGCCGGCAAGGTGATGATTGTGACCGGCGCGAGCTCCGGCATCGGCCGCGCCGCCGCGCGCCGCTTCGCCGCCGAGGGCGCTAAGCTGGTGCTGGTCGCTCGCTCGGCCGAGAAGCTCGAGGCGCTGGCGAAGGAACTGGGCGGCGACGCGATCGCCATACCCGCCGACCTGACGAAGGCCGCCGATGTCGAGGCGATGGTCGCCAAGGCCGAAGCGCATTTCGGCCGGATCGACATCCTGTTCGCCAATGCCGGCAGCTATGTCACCGGCGACGTCGCCACCGGCGATCCGGACGAATGGGACCGGGTCATCGGCGTCAACGTCAATGGCGTGTTCCGCGCCGTCCGCGCCGTGCTGCCGGGCATGATCGCCCGCCGCTCGGGCGATATCGTCGTCACCTCGTCGATCTCCGGCCACCAGGCGATCCACTGGGAGCCGGTCTATTCGGCCACCAAGCATGCGGTGCAGTCCTTCGTGCATGGCGTCCGCCGCCAACTCGGACCGCACAATGTCCGCATCGGCGCGCTCTCGCCCGGCATCGTGCTGAACGAGCTCTGGGGCATCACCGATCCGGCCGAGATCGAGCGCCGCGCCGAGGCGCATGAAGGCCTGCGTTCGGAGGATATTGCCGACGCGCTGGTATTCATGGTCACCCGCCCGCCCAACGCCACCATCCGCGACCTCGTCATCCTGCCGCAGAACCAGGATATCTGA
- a CDS encoding sugar phosphate isomerase/epimerase family protein encodes MKKLGIHSFVWTGGTTQEDLEGAMKKSHDLGYGLIEFPRLDPKKFDVNWLAKRLQDYGLRVVVTMGLPLDCDVSSEDPAVVKRGEALLAEAISITRDLGGSKLGGIIFSAHTKYQSMPTQKGWDNSVAALARAADIGKAAGVSMNLEVVNRFESNLLNTTAQGLAFIEQSGSDNIFLHLDTFHMNIEEADPVQALRTAGKKLGYFHIGESNRGFLGSGVINFSAIFDALLEIDYQDWITFESFSTEVVDKDLSITCAIWRNTWTDNVEVARLAKAYIEARMGESARKAITARTV; translated from the coding sequence ATGAAGAAGCTTGGCATTCATTCGTTCGTCTGGACCGGCGGCACGACGCAGGAAGACCTCGAAGGCGCGATGAAGAAGTCGCATGACCTCGGCTACGGCCTGATCGAGTTTCCGCGCCTCGACCCGAAGAAGTTCGACGTCAACTGGCTCGCCAAGCGGCTGCAGGATTACGGCCTCAGGGTCGTCGTCACCATGGGCCTGCCGCTCGATTGCGACGTGTCGTCGGAAGATCCGGCCGTGGTCAAGCGCGGCGAGGCCCTGCTGGCCGAGGCCATCTCGATCACCCGCGATCTCGGCGGCTCGAAGCTCGGCGGCATCATCTTCTCCGCCCACACCAAGTACCAGAGCATGCCGACCCAGAAGGGCTGGGACAACAGCGTCGCCGCGCTCGCCCGCGCCGCTGACATCGGCAAGGCTGCCGGCGTGTCGATGAACCTCGAAGTCGTCAACCGCTTCGAGAGCAACCTGCTCAACACCACCGCGCAGGGCCTGGCCTTCATCGAGCAGTCCGGCTCGGACAACATCTTCCTGCACCTCGACACCTTCCACATGAACATCGAGGAAGCGGATCCGGTCCAGGCGCTGCGCACCGCCGGCAAGAAGCTCGGCTATTTCCACATCGGCGAAAGCAATCGCGGCTTCCTCGGCTCCGGCGTGATCAACTTCTCGGCGATCTTCGACGCGCTGCTCGAGATCGACTACCAGGACTGGATCACCTTCGAGAGCTTCTCGACCGAGGTCGTCGACAAGGATCTGTCGATCACCTGCGCGATCTGGCGCAATACCTGGACCGACAATGTCGAAGTGGCGCGTCTGGCCAAGGCCTATATCGAGGCGCGCATGGGTGAATCCGCCCGCAAGGCGATCACCGCGCGCACGGTCTGA
- a CDS encoding substrate-binding domain-containing protein: MALKTFTRRGLAMLAGVGIAALTIGQAAAADPVRIAAVVQSLDTEFNVLWANAANQHPLVKDGSVKLTVLDGRMDALTQSNQFDTAISEKYDAIIFVPVDIDAGNDPVQRAKDAGITVIGSNTLISNTDLYNAYIASNDIEAGKLLAKSVFDKMGGKGNVVIGEGMIGQSAQVQRLQGIEETLKDYPDIKVLEQKTANWSRAEALSLMENWLTAHAGQINGVIGENDEIAIGALEAIKAHGLDPKTIPVAGVDGVTDALLAVKRGEMMSTLQDADAQAQGAIDLALVAKQPDYKPQAKVWDVNGGKLAWEGGKQQHYSVPWIPVTLDNVDGLLEMRKTQ, from the coding sequence ATGGCACTCAAGACCTTTACCCGCCGCGGGCTGGCCATGCTGGCCGGCGTCGGCATAGCGGCGCTGACGATCGGGCAGGCGGCAGCCGCCGACCCCGTCCGCATCGCCGCCGTAGTGCAGAGCCTCGACACGGAATTCAACGTGCTCTGGGCCAATGCCGCCAACCAGCATCCGCTGGTCAAGGACGGCAGCGTCAAGCTGACCGTGCTCGACGGCCGCATGGACGCGCTGACCCAGTCGAACCAGTTCGACACCGCGATCAGCGAGAAGTATGACGCGATCATCTTCGTGCCCGTCGACATCGACGCCGGCAACGATCCCGTCCAGCGCGCCAAGGATGCCGGCATCACCGTCATCGGCTCGAACACGCTGATCTCCAACACCGACCTCTACAACGCCTACATCGCCTCGAACGACATCGAGGCCGGCAAGCTGCTGGCCAAGTCCGTCTTCGACAAGATGGGCGGCAAGGGCAATGTCGTCATCGGCGAAGGCATGATCGGCCAGTCGGCCCAGGTGCAGCGCCTGCAGGGCATCGAAGAGACGCTGAAGGACTATCCCGACATCAAGGTTCTCGAGCAGAAGACCGCCAACTGGTCGCGCGCCGAGGCCCTGTCGCTTATGGAAAACTGGCTGACCGCGCATGCTGGCCAGATCAACGGCGTCATCGGCGAGAATGACGAGATCGCCATCGGCGCGCTCGAGGCGATCAAGGCACACGGCCTCGACCCGAAGACCATTCCGGTCGCCGGCGTCGACGGCGTGACCGACGCGCTGCTCGCCGTCAAGCGCGGCGAGATGATGTCGACGCTGCAGGATGCCGACGCACAGGCCCAGGGCGCGATCGACCTCGCCCTCGTCGCCAAGCAGCCGGACTACAAGCCGCAGGCCAAGGTCTGGGACGTCAATGGCGGCAAGCTGGCCTGGGAAGGCGGCAAGCAGCAGCATTACTCCGTGCCGTGGATCCCCGTCACGCTCGATAACGTCGACGGCCTTCTCGAAATGCGCAAGACGCAGTAA
- a CDS encoding GolD/DthD family dehydrogenase, whose product MSANQAFTADLTRPFDMTGKVALITGAAGGIGRALATLFAANGATLALLDKNEAVHDFAASLGAGHKGWTGDVTDASAIERAVAEVAAHFGKIDILVNNAGIGTLAPAEATTTESWDLQLAVNLRAPYIFSREVAGHMIAAGYGRIVTIASQAAVIGIEGHVAYSASKAGLLGMTNCMALEWGPKGITANCISPTVVETELARVGWAGEKGERARAEIPTRRFAQPEEIAYAALYLASDGAAMVNGANLLVDGGYTVR is encoded by the coding sequence ATGTCTGCCAACCAGGCGTTTACCGCCGACCTGACGCGTCCCTTTGATATGACCGGCAAGGTCGCACTGATCACCGGCGCCGCCGGCGGCATCGGCCGCGCGCTCGCCACCCTCTTCGCCGCCAATGGCGCCACGCTCGCGCTGCTCGACAAGAACGAGGCTGTGCACGACTTCGCGGCCTCGCTTGGCGCAGGCCACAAGGGCTGGACCGGCGACGTGACCGACGCTTCCGCCATCGAGCGCGCCGTCGCCGAAGTCGCGGCGCATTTCGGCAAGATCGACATCCTCGTCAACAATGCCGGCATCGGCACGCTGGCGCCGGCTGAGGCGACGACCACCGAGAGCTGGGACCTGCAGCTCGCGGTCAATCTGCGGGCGCCCTACATCTTCTCGCGCGAGGTCGCCGGCCACATGATCGCTGCCGGCTATGGCCGCATCGTCACCATCGCCTCGCAGGCCGCCGTCATTGGCATCGAGGGCCATGTCGCCTATTCCGCCTCGAAGGCCGGCCTGCTCGGCATGACCAATTGCATGGCGCTGGAATGGGGCCCGAAGGGCATCACCGCCAACTGCATCTCGCCGACCGTCGTCGAGACCGAGCTCGCCAGGGTCGGCTGGGCCGGCGAAAAGGGCGAGCGCGCCCGCGCCGAGATCCCGACCCGCCGCTTCGCGCAGCCGGAAGAAATTGCCTATGCCGCGCTCTATCTCGCCAGCGACGGCGCGGCGATGGTCAACGGCGCCAACCTGCTCGTCGACGGCGGCTACACGGTTCGCTGA
- a CDS encoding sugar ABC transporter ATP-binding protein: MAEPASLGEGKPEQAHHVLVPPASVSPSAPQQGVVADTDLLLAATSISKAFAGVPALVDGRIRLKRGSVHALCGGNGAGKSTFLNILMGLHRADAGTVMVKGRVVHYASAAEALADGIAIITQELSPVLDMTVAENIYLGREPRRLGWFADKARMEADAAALFARLGFDIDARVTMRSLSVAKIQLVEIAKAISRESDILIMDEPTSAIGEKEAATLFKAIRSLQDQGVGIIYVSHRLTDIFSIADSYTVFRDGRFIEAGDLADIDRQRLISLIVGRDLRDQEARKSTSTGEPMISVSGFARHGQFEDISLDLAKGEILGLYGLMGAGRSEFANALYGNATKDAGSVKIEGRPVEIRSPSDALSNGIAIVTEDRKETGLVLTSSVSENVVLAALDQFSSFGFVDGKKVASNVDGQIARFRIRTASRDLPVQSLSGGNQQKVVLARCVETEPKILICDEPTRGIDEGAKREVYAFLSAFAAAGNSVLMISSEIPEILANADRILVFRRGRIAGELKGAAATQEALVHLAS; encoded by the coding sequence GTGGCCGAGCCTGCCTCCCTTGGTGAGGGCAAGCCGGAACAGGCGCATCACGTCCTCGTTCCGCCAGCCTCCGTATCGCCGTCCGCGCCTCAACAAGGCGTCGTCGCGGATACGGATCTGCTCCTCGCCGCCACCAGCATTTCCAAGGCCTTTGCCGGCGTTCCGGCGCTGGTCGATGGCCGCATCCGCCTGAAGCGCGGCAGCGTGCACGCGCTCTGCGGCGGCAATGGCGCCGGCAAGTCGACCTTCCTCAACATCCTGATGGGCCTGCACCGCGCCGATGCCGGCACGGTGATGGTCAAGGGCAGGGTGGTGCACTACGCCTCGGCCGCCGAGGCGCTGGCCGACGGCATCGCCATCATCACGCAGGAACTGAGCCCGGTCCTCGACATGACCGTGGCCGAAAACATCTATCTCGGCCGCGAGCCGCGCCGGTTGGGCTGGTTCGCCGACAAGGCGAGGATGGAGGCGGATGCGGCCGCGCTGTTCGCCCGCCTCGGCTTCGACATCGACGCCCGAGTCACCATGCGCTCGCTGTCCGTGGCCAAGATCCAGCTGGTCGAGATCGCCAAGGCGATCAGCCGCGAGAGCGACATCCTGATCATGGACGAGCCGACCTCGGCGATCGGCGAGAAGGAAGCGGCGACGCTGTTCAAGGCGATCCGCTCGCTGCAGGACCAGGGCGTCGGCATCATCTACGTCTCGCACCGCCTGACCGACATCTTTTCCATCGCCGACAGCTACACGGTGTTCCGCGACGGCCGTTTCATCGAGGCGGGCGATCTCGCCGATATCGACCGGCAGCGGCTGATTTCGCTGATCGTTGGCCGCGATCTGCGCGACCAGGAGGCCCGCAAGAGCACCAGCACCGGCGAACCGATGATCTCGGTCTCCGGCTTCGCGCGCCACGGCCAGTTCGAGGACATCTCGCTCGATCTCGCCAAGGGCGAAATCCTCGGCCTCTATGGTTTGATGGGCGCCGGCCGCAGCGAGTTCGCCAATGCGCTCTACGGCAATGCGACGAAGGATGCCGGTTCGGTCAAGATCGAGGGCAGGCCGGTCGAGATCCGATCGCCGTCCGATGCGCTTTCGAACGGCATCGCCATCGTCACCGAGGATCGCAAGGAGACGGGCCTCGTCCTGACCTCCAGCGTGTCGGAGAACGTCGTGCTCGCCGCGCTCGACCAGTTTTCGAGCTTCGGCTTCGTCGACGGCAAGAAGGTGGCGTCGAATGTCGACGGCCAGATCGCCCGTTTCCGCATCCGCACCGCCTCGCGCGACTTGCCGGTCCAGAGCCTTTCCGGCGGCAACCAGCAGAAGGTGGTGCTGGCGCGCTGCGTCGAGACCGAGCCGAAGATCCTGATCTGCGACGAGCCGACCCGCGGTATCGACGAGGGCGCCAAGCGGGAGGTCTATGCCTTCCTCTCGGCCTTCGCGGCGGCCGGCAATTCCGTGCTGATGATCTCTTCCGAAATTCCCGAAATTCTCGCCAATGCCGACCGGATCCTCGTGTTCCGGCGCGGGCGGATCGCGGGCGAACTCAAGGGCGCGGCTGCGACCCAAGAGGCGCTCGTCCATCTGGCAAGCTGA
- a CDS encoding ABC transporter permease → MSTELSTTAGAAGARNQAIGRFLSRYGILLSFLILFVILSFAHPNFLSSGNLMNVLRQVSINGILAIGMTFVILTGGIDLSIGSVLALTGVVAGSLVTGADPYNPAIAFFAAVGVGALFGAFNGTLIARFSVPAFVVTLGMLSMARGATLLYSNGRPIPNLSPEFRWLGQGFIAGIPVPVIIFAIVFFAAWITLRYTVYGRWIYAVGGNVKSAKTSGIPTRTVIFSAYLLMGALAGLAGMILTARTTSALPQAGLGYELDAIAAVVIGGTSLTGGVGSVVYTLIGALIIGVISNGLDLMGVSSYYQQIIKGAIIVVAVLIDRSRNLNP, encoded by the coding sequence ATGTCGACCGAACTCTCCACCACCGCCGGCGCTGCCGGAGCCAGAAACCAGGCGATCGGCCGGTTCCTGTCGCGCTACGGCATCCTGCTTTCGTTCCTCATCCTGTTCGTGATCCTCTCCTTCGCGCATCCGAATTTCCTGTCGAGCGGAAATCTGATGAACGTGCTGCGGCAGGTGTCGATCAACGGCATCCTCGCCATCGGCATGACCTTCGTCATCCTGACCGGCGGCATCGACCTTTCGATCGGCTCGGTGCTGGCGCTGACCGGCGTCGTCGCCGGCAGCCTGGTCACCGGCGCGGATCCCTACAATCCCGCCATCGCCTTCTTCGCCGCGGTCGGCGTCGGCGCGCTGTTCGGCGCTTTCAACGGCACGCTGATCGCCCGCTTCTCGGTGCCGGCCTTCGTCGTCACGCTCGGCATGCTGTCGATGGCGCGCGGCGCGACGCTGCTCTATTCGAACGGCCGGCCGATCCCCAATCTCTCGCCGGAATTTCGCTGGCTTGGGCAGGGCTTCATCGCCGGCATCCCGGTTCCGGTCATCATTTTCGCGATCGTCTTCTTCGCCGCCTGGATCACGCTGCGCTACACGGTCTATGGCCGCTGGATCTATGCGGTCGGCGGCAATGTGAAGAGCGCCAAGACGAGCGGCATCCCGACCCGCACCGTGATCTTCTCGGCCTATCTGCTGATGGGCGCGCTGGCCGGTCTCGCCGGCATGATCCTGACGGCCCGCACCACCTCGGCGCTGCCGCAGGCGGGCCTCGGCTACGAACTCGACGCGATCGCCGCGGTCGTCATCGGCGGCACTTCGCTGACCGGTGGCGTCGGCTCGGTGGTCTACACGCTGATCGGCGCGCTGATCATCGGCGTCATCTCGAACGGTCTCGATCTGATGGGGGTGTCGTCCTACTACCAGCAGATCATCAAGGGCGCGATCATCGTCGTCGCCGTCCTGATCGACCGCTCCAGAAACCTGAATCCTTGA